In Vibrio sp. STUT-A11, a genomic segment contains:
- a CDS encoding helix-turn-helix transcriptional regulator — MSEKTWLDALKAEIEKPGNSQNKVAKELGISTSKLSQTLRGVYPGSVEDIRIKVEGMYLTRTVTCPVKGDIPIHECADNQQRPFSSSNRERVRLYKACRSGCPHSKLEQTTNTKAISVVSEENDIYNLDNQLAFLKREAKGNSLRLNELLEAELIKLAAKYNQLLWASKYKK; from the coding sequence ATGAGTGAAAAAACTTGGTTGGATGCGTTAAAAGCAGAGATAGAAAAGCCTGGTAACTCTCAGAACAAAGTTGCTAAGGAGCTGGGTATTAGTACATCTAAACTCAGCCAAACACTTCGAGGTGTTTATCCAGGTTCTGTGGAGGATATCCGAATTAAAGTTGAGGGTATGTACCTGACACGGACAGTGACTTGTCCTGTCAAAGGTGACATCCCAATACACGAGTGTGCGGATAACCAGCAGCGTCCGTTTTCTTCGTCCAACAGGGAGCGAGTACGGTTGTACAAGGCTTGTCGTTCAGGTTGTCCTCATTCGAAATTGGAGCAAACCACCAACACTAAAGCTATCAGCGTAGTTTCGGAAGAAAACGACATCTACAACCTAGATAACCAATTGGCGTTTTTGAAGAGAGAAGCAAAAGGCAACTCGCTTCGCTTAAACGAATTGCTGGAGGCGGAGTTAATAAAACTTGCAGCCAAATACAACCAGTTACTTTGGGCATCGAAGTATAAAAAATAG
- a CDS encoding DUF3164 family protein, with amino-acid sequence MSEVAVPEGYRLKANGTLVPESQVKDIDKLRDDLVTEIVEKAKAAQQALAEFKAMAMSQIRDFVDLSAEEYDVKYGGTKGNVSLLSFDGKYKLMRAVGEHRVFDERIQVAKSKIDSCISRWSEGANDHIKALVEHAFRVNKQGHIDLNSVLSLRSLNIDEPDWMEAMEAIADSVQVTGTSTYLRIYERQENGQYKQFPLDISKL; translated from the coding sequence ATGTCAGAAGTAGCAGTACCAGAAGGCTATCGCCTAAAAGCCAATGGAACCTTAGTGCCTGAGTCTCAGGTTAAAGATATCGATAAGTTACGTGATGATTTGGTCACGGAAATCGTGGAGAAAGCCAAGGCCGCTCAACAAGCTTTAGCTGAATTCAAAGCCATGGCAATGAGCCAGATTCGTGATTTTGTTGACCTTTCGGCAGAGGAATACGACGTGAAGTACGGCGGCACCAAAGGCAACGTTTCATTGCTGTCGTTTGATGGCAAGTACAAGCTGATGCGTGCTGTGGGTGAGCACCGCGTATTCGATGAACGTATTCAAGTGGCGAAGAGCAAGATTGATAGCTGTATCAGCCGTTGGTCAGAAGGTGCGAATGACCACATTAAAGCGCTGGTGGAACATGCGTTTCGAGTTAACAAGCAAGGCCACATTGATTTGAATTCTGTGCTTTCTTTGCGCTCACTCAATATCGATGAGCCTGACTGGATGGAAGCCATGGAAGCGATTGCTGATTCAGTGCAAGTCACGGGAACCAGTACTTACCTGCGTATTTATGAGCGTCAGGAAAACGGCCAGTACAAGCAGTTCCCTCTCGATATCTCAAAGCTCTAA
- a CDS encoding ANR family transcriptional regulator has protein sequence MIKEKSSYPDYAEHAASLEKVGYLKDAAFAWQVAANYAVKPENRHWAESRSQFCQKWAWRYEQEAA, from the coding sequence ATGATAAAGGAAAAAAGTAGTTATCCAGACTATGCCGAGCATGCAGCCAGTTTAGAAAAAGTAGGTTACCTCAAAGACGCCGCATTTGCCTGGCAGGTAGCAGCAAACTACGCAGTTAAGCCAGAGAACCGTCACTGGGCAGAGAGCCGCTCTCAGTTTTGTCAGAAGTGGGCGTGGCGTTACGAACAGGAGGCAGCATGA
- a CDS encoding DUF2786 domain-containing protein, with protein sequence MNNKVLDKLKKLLRLAKSSNPHEASLALSRAQKLMIEHNIGADNPELNGVCDETITSQLRIQTPPAYLAGLFNLVKEAFGCDGYFQPTFTRMEMVFIGHDQRPEIAGYVYTVLERQLTAARKEFMSTLSKRMKKANKTIRADQFCEGWVIGVYKKVEAFTLSDDEMLQIESFKKSANLEKANVRAAKSAGQKGNEARYQGFKESKNVVLNHGVPGQESKKLEASNG encoded by the coding sequence ATGAATAACAAAGTATTGGATAAGCTTAAAAAACTGCTTCGCCTCGCTAAATCTTCAAACCCACACGAAGCATCTCTAGCGTTGTCTCGCGCTCAAAAGCTGATGATTGAGCATAACATTGGCGCTGACAATCCTGAGTTGAATGGCGTTTGTGATGAGACCATTACATCTCAATTGCGAATTCAGACACCACCTGCTTACCTCGCAGGGTTATTTAATTTGGTTAAGGAAGCTTTTGGTTGTGATGGGTATTTTCAGCCAACATTTACACGTATGGAGATGGTCTTTATCGGCCACGATCAACGTCCAGAGATAGCAGGCTATGTTTACACCGTTCTTGAACGTCAGCTTACGGCGGCACGTAAAGAGTTTATGTCTACGCTGAGCAAAAGAATGAAAAAAGCCAATAAGACAATTCGCGCCGATCAGTTTTGTGAGGGGTGGGTAATTGGTGTTTATAAAAAAGTTGAAGCTTTTACCTTAAGTGATGATGAGATGCTGCAGATCGAAAGCTTTAAAAAATCTGCAAACCTTGAAAAAGCAAATGTTCGAGCAGCTAAAAGCGCAGGCCAGAAAGGTAACGAAGCTCGATACCAAGGCTTCAAAGAATCAAAGAACGTAGTGCTCAACCATGGTGTTCCAGGACAAGAAAGTAAAAAGTTGGAGGCTAGCAATGGCTAA
- a CDS encoding regulatory protein GemA, whose product MANRNRLIQIIHVAKRELALEDDVYRLLLESETGKTSCRKMNIKELEQVLSALEAKGFKRTLPKGKTPFKKRLSPKSGKSKNTIIDKCRAIWISMAIHGFVRDRSESALDKYTQRILKNQKDKVDCIAWCDEDQATQVLEALKRWHYRVMIDDMTLKGWCIPINAKTCKPVGYAPLVEAYQSNLDKNKELSK is encoded by the coding sequence ATGGCTAACCGTAACCGCCTTATCCAAATCATCCATGTCGCCAAACGCGAGCTGGCTCTGGAGGACGATGTTTACCGCCTGCTGTTGGAAAGCGAAACAGGCAAAACCTCGTGCAGAAAAATGAACATCAAAGAGCTTGAACAAGTACTTTCGGCACTAGAGGCAAAAGGATTTAAACGCACTTTACCTAAAGGTAAAACACCATTTAAAAAGCGTTTAAGTCCCAAATCAGGTAAGTCGAAAAACACCATTATTGATAAGTGTCGTGCCATTTGGATCTCGATGGCAATCCATGGCTTTGTTCGTGACCGCTCTGAAAGTGCTCTGGATAAATACACTCAGCGCATTCTTAAAAATCAAAAAGACAAAGTGGACTGCATTGCCTGGTGTGATGAAGACCAAGCCACACAGGTGCTAGAAGCGCTTAAAAGATGGCATTACCGCGTGATGATAGATGACATGACTTTAAAAGGGTGGTGCATCCCGATTAACGCCAAAACATGTAAGCCAGTTGGTTACGCCCCATTAGTTGAGGCTTACCAGAGCAATCTCGATAAGAACAAGGAACTCTCAAAATGA
- a CDS encoding Mor transcription activator family protein, producing the protein MTQREMFSDEEIDNKVLDHIGDLPEGSAAWPAMLLELHGVVANELKQAGIETPDLPLKVVMSIGEYMGGMQVYLPRGDKLKQQIRDMEIFNEFNGRNVPQLAKRHHLTSKTIYEIIARMRQVEIQRRQFSLFE; encoded by the coding sequence ATGACTCAGCGTGAAATGTTCAGTGACGAAGAAATCGATAACAAGGTGCTAGACCATATTGGTGACTTACCAGAAGGCAGTGCAGCTTGGCCTGCAATGCTTTTGGAACTGCATGGTGTTGTGGCTAACGAGCTAAAGCAAGCTGGTATCGAAACTCCTGACTTACCGTTAAAAGTGGTGATGAGCATTGGCGAGTACATGGGCGGTATGCAGGTGTACTTGCCACGCGGTGACAAACTCAAACAGCAAATCCGAGACATGGAGATTTTCAATGAGTTCAATGGCCGCAACGTTCCCCAGTTAGCCAAGCGTCACCACCTGACCAGCAAGACCATCTACGAAATCATTGCCAGAATGAGACAAGTCGAAATCCAGCGCCGCCAATTCAGCCTATTTGAATAA
- a CDS encoding N-acetylmuramidase has protein sequence MPESISRAFSFSTKGYSESFCHAVEFVLIEEGALYHDGTPRPGLGYVNNPKDLGGETKGGISKRAFPGVDIDALTLDKIVRLYYTNYWKPAYCPEWSSAIALYAFDSAVQHGAVNAIRMLQEISGTKADGKVGPKTRAAVHAGDVEYLCARYGLRRARFYARILRNNYSQTTFIEGWHNRLVSLTNAVWEIF, from the coding sequence ATGCCTGAAAGCATTTCGAGAGCCTTCTCGTTCTCGACCAAGGGATATTCGGAAAGTTTTTGTCACGCGGTTGAGTTCGTGCTTATCGAAGAAGGTGCGCTTTACCACGATGGAACACCTAGACCTGGCTTAGGTTACGTAAATAACCCTAAAGACCTCGGTGGAGAAACTAAGGGAGGCATCAGTAAGCGCGCGTTCCCAGGTGTGGATATTGATGCACTGACGCTCGATAAGATTGTTCGACTTTATTACACCAACTATTGGAAGCCTGCCTACTGCCCTGAATGGTCGAGTGCTATTGCGCTGTATGCGTTTGATTCTGCGGTTCAGCACGGGGCGGTCAATGCTATCCGCATGCTGCAAGAAATCAGCGGCACTAAGGCTGATGGCAAAGTTGGCCCCAAAACACGTGCGGCGGTTCATGCTGGTGATGTCGAGTACTTGTGTGCCCGATACGGTCTACGCCGTGCTCGTTTTTATGCTCGCATCCTCAGAAATAACTATTCCCAAACCACTTTCATTGAGGGTTGGCACAACCGATTGGTGAGCTTAACCAATGCCGTTTGGGAAATCTTCTGA
- a CDS encoding TraR/DksA C4-type zinc finger protein has translation MSDWIDKSVEKQHSELERCINNARTRRERGQGIQKKIADVVICSECLEPIPKARLAIKPDATHCVDCLAEMEAP, from the coding sequence ATGAGCGATTGGATCGACAAGTCGGTCGAGAAGCAACACAGCGAGTTGGAGCGGTGTATCAATAACGCAAGAACGCGGCGCGAGCGCGGGCAGGGCATTCAGAAGAAAATTGCTGATGTTGTGATTTGCTCTGAGTGCCTGGAGCCAATCCCAAAAGCGCGATTAGCGATTAAGCCAGACGCGACGCACTGCGTGGATTGTCTGGCTGAAATGGAGGCACCGTGA
- a CDS encoding DUF2730 family protein gives MKPESLELIRTFTPWVMSGITLGWIIVVFVLKKTYAKTEDLIAVRQEMTAMHAKVDALPGHEEVTQLRIELSDAKAEIRELRAELKPVNHLAQLLLENELKERNNGNG, from the coding sequence GTGAAGCCTGAATCGTTGGAGCTAATCCGAACCTTTACCCCTTGGGTGATGAGTGGCATCACGCTTGGCTGGATCATCGTGGTGTTTGTGCTCAAAAAGACTTACGCCAAAACCGAAGACCTGATTGCCGTCAGGCAGGAAATGACAGCCATGCACGCGAAAGTGGATGCCTTACCTGGTCATGAAGAAGTAACCCAGCTGCGCATCGAGCTCTCTGATGCAAAGGCAGAAATCCGAGAACTAAGGGCTGAGCTTAAACCCGTTAATCATCTGGCTCAGTTGCTACTCGAAAACGAACTAAAGGAAAGAAACAATGGCAATGGCTGA
- a CDS encoding ArsR family transcriptional regulator yields the protein MAMAELLQQDRRLVMLRILNESVGYTANDSVLDHSLDAYGHLVSRDTVRAEIYWLEEQGLISTKDINGTLVTTIKQRGIDIATGQAVHPGVKRPSP from the coding sequence ATGGCAATGGCTGAACTTCTGCAGCAAGACCGACGGTTGGTGATGCTGCGCATTCTCAATGAATCAGTGGGCTACACCGCCAACGATAGTGTGCTCGACCACAGCTTAGATGCGTATGGTCACCTAGTCAGTCGTGACACCGTTCGCGCCGAAATCTACTGGCTCGAAGAGCAGGGCTTGATCTCAACCAAAGACATCAATGGCACCTTAGTCACCACGATTAAACAGCGTGGGATTGATATTGCCACAGGGCAAGCGGTTCATCCTGGTGTGAAACGTCCAAGCCCATAA
- a CDS encoding DUF3486 family protein, whose product MSDSKKHTKHRVSKIDQLPDELKSQLNMLLRDGRMSQERIRTLINDEIDQKGLSEDPEYIKRNAMSRYAQSFRKGMERYAQAQELTKQWVGQFGEMPQTDISRALIEIGKSHIFEFQMDKLESDQPIDPKTMGQLALAIKRLQEAQTGSVKLEQEIRRQFAEEAADAISEELHGVDGMSEQFEERIRGILLGKA is encoded by the coding sequence ATGAGCGATTCAAAGAAACACACTAAGCACCGCGTCAGTAAAATTGACCAACTGCCGGATGAACTTAAAAGCCAGTTAAACATGCTTTTACGTGATGGCCGAATGAGTCAGGAGCGTATCCGTACGCTGATTAATGATGAAATCGACCAGAAAGGATTATCCGAAGACCCTGAATACATCAAGCGTAATGCGATGAGCCGTTATGCCCAATCCTTTCGCAAAGGGATGGAGCGTTACGCTCAGGCGCAAGAGCTGACTAAGCAGTGGGTAGGCCAGTTTGGTGAAATGCCACAAACCGATATTTCACGCGCTTTGATTGAGATCGGCAAGTCACACATCTTTGAATTCCAGATGGATAAGCTGGAATCAGACCAACCTATCGACCCTAAAACGATGGGGCAGCTGGCTCTCGCGATTAAACGTCTGCAAGAAGCACAAACGGGTAGCGTGAAGTTAGAGCAGGAGATTCGTCGTCAGTTTGCTGAAGAAGCAGCAGATGCGATCTCTGAAGAACTGCATGGTGTTGATGGCATGAGTGAGCAGTTTGAAGAACGTATTCGTGGCATCTTACTTGGTAAAGCGTAA
- a CDS encoding DUF935 domain-containing protein has protein sequence MAKRQSNIVDLWGRPIEMDVLDEPQTKTDAKLATLHREFADHPSSGLTPAKLARLMRDAEQGDLKAQCELAEDMEEKDAHIQSELGKRRMALQGMDWNIKPPRNATAQEKADAELVQEILEDATWLDDAIFDLSDATLKSFSNIELDWEYEGGVHYIQNVHHRDPSWFKTHPDDRNQLRLRDGSHEGAELQPFGWIRHTAKAKSGYLTRRGLVRVLAWPFLFKNYSVRDLAEFLEIYGLPIRLGKYPEGATEPEKATLMRAVMSIGHNAGGIIPKGMDIDFQNAAEGQSDPFMAMISWCEKSQSKAILGGTLTSQADGKSSTNALGNVHNEVREEIRDFDLTRLAATLTRDVVYPLYALNGKSYQHQRRMPRFEFDLTEAEDLKHLSDSLPGLVGLGMRVPLQWAHDKTQIPMAKEGDAVLSPSASTPPEPNAPGKVANQAALKAQSDKDVVDDQLANLHSQSATLLEGMIEPVRELVENATSLKQLRDDILGLQGQISIDELGELMAQAMAAAELAGINDVEDGK, from the coding sequence ATGGCTAAACGACAATCAAATATCGTGGACTTATGGGGCCGTCCTATTGAGATGGATGTGCTTGATGAGCCACAAACCAAAACCGATGCCAAACTGGCAACGCTGCATCGAGAATTTGCTGACCATCCATCTTCTGGCTTAACACCAGCTAAACTGGCTCGCTTAATGCGCGATGCTGAGCAAGGTGATTTAAAAGCGCAGTGTGAACTTGCCGAAGATATGGAAGAGAAAGACGCTCATATTCAAAGTGAGTTAGGTAAGCGTCGTATGGCCCTGCAGGGCATGGATTGGAATATCAAACCACCGCGTAACGCCACAGCACAAGAAAAAGCCGATGCCGAATTGGTTCAGGAAATATTGGAAGATGCGACCTGGCTGGACGATGCCATTTTTGATTTGAGTGACGCGACCTTAAAAAGCTTTTCCAACATTGAGCTGGATTGGGAATATGAGGGTGGGGTGCACTATATCCAAAACGTGCATCATCGCGATCCTTCCTGGTTCAAAACTCACCCTGACGACCGTAACCAACTGCGTTTACGTGATGGCAGCCATGAAGGGGCTGAGCTGCAGCCGTTCGGTTGGATACGCCATACCGCTAAAGCGAAATCCGGGTATCTCACTCGCCGTGGCTTGGTGCGTGTGTTGGCATGGCCGTTCCTGTTTAAGAACTACAGCGTGCGCGATTTGGCTGAGTTCCTAGAGATTTATGGTTTACCAATCCGTCTGGGTAAATACCCAGAGGGCGCGACAGAACCAGAAAAAGCGACTCTGATGAGGGCGGTGATGAGCATTGGCCATAACGCTGGTGGCATCATTCCTAAAGGGATGGATATTGATTTCCAAAACGCGGCAGAAGGGCAATCTGATCCATTTATGGCAATGATAAGTTGGTGTGAGAAATCGCAATCCAAAGCGATTCTAGGCGGAACGTTGACCTCTCAGGCCGATGGCAAAAGCAGCACCAATGCGCTGGGTAATGTGCATAACGAAGTAAGAGAAGAGATCCGCGATTTTGATTTAACCAGACTCGCGGCCACGCTGACTCGCGATGTGGTGTATCCACTTTATGCGCTAAACGGTAAGAGCTATCAGCACCAGCGCCGCATGCCTCGCTTCGAGTTTGACCTGACCGAAGCGGAAGATTTGAAGCATCTATCTGATTCGTTGCCTGGCTTGGTTGGTCTTGGTATGCGAGTTCCACTGCAGTGGGCACACGATAAAACCCAAATCCCGATGGCTAAAGAGGGTGACGCAGTTCTGAGCCCATCTGCATCAACACCACCAGAGCCAAATGCTCCTGGCAAGGTCGCTAATCAGGCCGCGCTAAAAGCTCAGTCAGATAAAGATGTGGTCGATGACCAGCTCGCCAATCTGCACAGCCAGTCCGCAACGTTATTGGAAGGCATGATTGAGCCGGTGCGTGAGCTAGTCGAAAACGCCACTTCGCTCAAGCAGCTGCGCGACGACATCCTCGGGTTGCAAGGGCAAATCAGTATCGATGAGTTGGGTGAGCTTATGGCACAGGCCATGGCGGCGGCAGAGCTGGCAGGCATTAATGATGTGGAGGATGGGAAGTGA
- a CDS encoding phage minor head protein → MVGIVNYGSLPFEEQIAYFRNKVNVPTERWADMWKQAHDRSFIVAGAMKDDLLADFRSAVDKAISEGKSLNWFKSEFKHIVAKHGWEHNGHANWRSQVIYETNLRQSYTAGREQQIEQIKHRRPYGIYKHSGSEHPRHDHLSWNNMVLLLDDPWWKTHTPINGFGCKCKKLTASKRTLERLGLEVSQAPKIEHYDWVDKVTGEVHQVPKGVDPGFDYTPKSSAELTEKAKTLVQAKPPLEERLPTRAVESAFSTVKGVNASEISRVLEQTVSPQLTAFTEFLSKYEVKTLVLKQSELSGKAKGRALVEPIEEYLQSGQRAPILNFFHRNATRTNGFTSKHWNHVVVKAKSTDTLKRVTAEQLREAMERAMVLSATSKQYSLSTIVKAMYGDSARVVNTWAHEMGHQIHFKAGSPAAPVAYGITQYSEQNEFEWFAEHFVAWLFAPQALNDGYPEVFSFITDTVNKAI, encoded by the coding sequence ATGGTCGGGATAGTTAACTACGGCTCGCTGCCATTCGAAGAGCAGATTGCCTACTTTCGCAATAAGGTCAATGTACCCACTGAGCGTTGGGCAGACATGTGGAAGCAGGCGCACGACCGTAGCTTTATCGTTGCTGGCGCAATGAAAGATGATTTACTGGCAGATTTTCGCTCAGCGGTCGATAAAGCCATTAGTGAAGGCAAAAGTTTAAACTGGTTTAAAAGTGAGTTTAAACACATTGTTGCCAAGCATGGATGGGAGCATAACGGCCATGCGAATTGGCGTAGCCAGGTCATTTATGAAACCAACCTTCGCCAAAGCTACACCGCTGGCCGTGAGCAACAGATCGAGCAAATTAAACACCGCCGTCCATATGGCATCTACAAACATTCCGGCTCTGAGCATCCACGCCACGATCACTTATCCTGGAACAACATGGTGCTGCTACTGGATGACCCATGGTGGAAGACGCACACACCAATCAACGGCTTTGGTTGTAAGTGCAAAAAGCTCACCGCCAGCAAGCGAACCTTGGAGCGCCTTGGCCTTGAAGTAAGCCAGGCACCAAAGATTGAGCATTATGATTGGGTGGATAAAGTTACTGGTGAAGTGCATCAAGTACCGAAAGGTGTAGATCCAGGTTTTGACTACACGCCCAAGTCCAGCGCAGAGTTAACCGAGAAGGCCAAAACGCTCGTTCAGGCCAAGCCGCCTCTGGAAGAGCGATTACCAACGCGAGCGGTCGAAAGTGCTTTTTCTACGGTTAAAGGTGTTAATGCTTCGGAAATCAGCCGCGTTCTGGAGCAAACGGTAAGCCCACAGCTAACAGCTTTTACTGAGTTTCTAAGCAAGTATGAAGTCAAAACTCTGGTACTCAAACAGAGCGAATTATCTGGAAAGGCGAAAGGCCGGGCACTCGTCGAACCGATTGAAGAGTATCTGCAGTCTGGGCAAAGAGCTCCAATCCTGAACTTCTTTCATCGCAATGCCACACGTACCAATGGCTTTACCAGTAAGCACTGGAACCATGTAGTGGTGAAAGCGAAAAGCACGGATACGCTAAAGCGAGTTACAGCAGAGCAACTAAGAGAAGCCATGGAACGCGCCATGGTTCTGAGTGCAACAAGCAAGCAATACAGTTTGTCTACTATAGTGAAAGCGATGTATGGAGACTCGGCAAGAGTGGTGAATACCTGGGCGCATGAGATGGGCCACCAAATCCACTTCAAAGCCGGTTCACCTGCAGCGCCTGTCGCTTACGGCATTACTCAGTATTCCGAGCAGAATGAATTTGAATGGTTTGCGGAGCACTTTGTCGCATGGTTGTTTGCGCCACAAGCGCTGAATGACGGGTATCCTGAAGTATTTAGCTTCATTACAGACACGGTTAACAAGGCGATTTAA
- a CDS encoding phage virion morphogenesis protein has protein sequence MAGVNYTLKFEEKEKLQRRFNQLLKQGTSLQPAFQDIGEMLLLSHDQRFRDQVSPDGELWAPLSPAYQARKPKRQNDILTLNSILSGNLSYIATGSNLFFGTPTEYGAIHHFGGSEDMRPANAAIPARPWLGVDDDDKAEIYDILSDFLFQE, from the coding sequence ATGGCTGGTGTGAATTACACCCTCAAGTTTGAAGAGAAGGAAAAGCTGCAGCGTCGCTTTAATCAGCTTTTAAAGCAGGGCACCAGTCTGCAACCGGCCTTTCAAGACATTGGTGAAATGCTGTTGCTCAGCCACGACCAACGTTTTCGCGATCAGGTTAGTCCCGATGGTGAGCTATGGGCACCACTATCGCCAGCCTACCAAGCCAGAAAGCCCAAGCGCCAGAACGATATCTTAACCCTGAACAGTATCTTAAGCGGCAACCTCAGTTACATTGCCACCGGCTCTAACCTGTTCTTTGGTACACCGACCGAATACGGCGCGATTCACCACTTCGGTGGCAGTGAAGATATGCGACCTGCCAATGCTGCCATTCCTGCCCGTCCCTGGTTAGGTGTGGACGATGACGATAAAGCCGAAATCTACGACATCCTGTCTGACTTTTTATTCCAAGAATAA